The Thermomicrobiales bacterium genome contains the following window.
CTCGCACTTCAGTATTAGGCTTGCCTAAGTTCGTAATTCGTGGCACAGTAGATAAATGTTACTCGATACTGCGATATTGATCGCCGGTGGTTCATCGTGAGAACGGGTCATCCCGGACGCAGTCGCGCGGGCAGGGTTTCGGCGCTGCTCAGCCTCATCACCCTGGCGATCGTCCTCACGGCGTGCGGGCGAGAGGTCGGCGGCGCGCCGACTGACATCACGGACCGGCGCGTTCATGTCGTCGCGACGACCGGCATGGTCGGTGACGTCGCGCGGAACGTCGGCGGCGAGCGCGTCGCGGTCACCGCGTTGATGGGGCCGGGGGTCGACCCGCACCTGTACAAGGCGAGCGCACGAGACGTCGAGGCAATCGACAACGCGGACATCCTCTTCTATAGCGGCCTGCACCTCGAAGGCCGGATGACCTCAATATTCGAGCGGCTGAGCGTCACCCGGCCGACCGTGCCGATCGCCGAAAACATCCCGGTCGAGCGGCTGCGCCGGCCACCCGAGTTCAAGGGCGCCTACGACCCCCACGTCTGGTTCGACGTCGGGCTATGGAGCCATTCTGTGGACGTGGTCCGTGACGCGCTCATCGCGCTCGACCCGGACCACGCCGCGACCTACCAGAACAATGCCGGTGTCTACCGCGCCGAGCTCGTCGCCCTGGATGCCTGGGTCGCCGAGCAGTTCGCGACGATCCCCGCTGGCGCGCGGCTGCTGATCACCGCCCATGATGCCTTCGGCTATATGGGCGCTGCCTACGGGCTGGAGGTGCGCGGCCTACAGGGCGCCAGCACGGCGACCGAGGCCGGCGCCGCCGACGTGCGCGGGCTGGCCGACCTGATCGTCGAGCGCGGGATCAAGGCCATCTTCGTCGAATCGAGCGTGCCGCAGGCGACGATCGAGGCGGTTCAGGCCGCCGTCCGTGCCCGCGGACATGAGGTCGCCATCGGCGGCCAGCTGTTCTCCGACGCGATGGGCGACGAGGGCACACCAGAGGGAACCTACATCGGGATGGTCCGGCACAACGTCGCGACGATCGTCGCGGCGCTGCGCTGATAAATGGAATGAGAGGGGGCGCGATGATCGCTAAGGAGCCACCAGGCGATGCGCCAGTTCGTGTTCGCGACCTGACCGTCGCCTACCGCGAGATGCCGGTGCTGTGGGATATCAACCTCGACATCTCCGAGGGCCAGCTCGTCGCGATCGTCGGGCCGAACGGGGCAGGGAAGTCGACGCTGATCAAGACGATCCTCGGGCTGGTTCGGCCAGCCAGCGGCGCCGTCACCATCCACGGCCAGCCCTACCGGCGCCAGCGGCATCTCGTCGGCTACGTCCCGCAGCGCGGCAGCGTCGACTGGGACTTCCCGACGAACGTGCTGGACGTCGTCCAGATGGGTATGTACGGCCAGCTCGGCTGGATTCGCCGGCCGGGCCGGCGCGAGCGCGAGACCGCGCTGGCATGCCTGGAACAGGTCGGGATGGCCGACTTCGCCGGCCGGCAGATCAGTCATCTCTCCGGCGGCCAGCAGCAGCGCGTATTCCTGGCGCGGGCGCTGGCGCAGGACGCGCGCGTCTACTTCCTCGACGAGCCGTTCGCCGGAGTGGACGCGACGACCGAGCGCGCCATCATCGACATGCTACGCGAGCTGCGGACGCGTGGCAGGACACTGGTCGTCGTCCATCACGACCTGGAGACGCTGCGCGAATATTTCGACT
Protein-coding sequences here:
- a CDS encoding zinc ABC transporter substrate-binding protein, with amino-acid sequence MRTGHPGRSRAGRVSALLSLITLAIVLTACGREVGGAPTDITDRRVHVVATTGMVGDVARNVGGERVAVTALMGPGVDPHLYKASARDVEAIDNADILFYSGLHLEGRMTSIFERLSVTRPTVPIAENIPVERLRRPPEFKGAYDPHVWFDVGLWSHSVDVVRDALIALDPDHAATYQNNAGVYRAELVALDAWVAEQFATIPAGARLLITAHDAFGYMGAAYGLEVRGLQGASTATEAGAADVRGLADLIVERGIKAIFVESSVPQATIEAVQAAVRARGHEVAIGGQLFSDAMGDEGTPEGTYIGMVRHNVATIVAALR
- a CDS encoding metal ABC transporter ATP-binding protein yields the protein MIAKEPPGDAPVRVRDLTVAYREMPVLWDINLDISEGQLVAIVGPNGAGKSTLIKTILGLVRPASGAVTIHGQPYRRQRHLVGYVPQRGSVDWDFPTNVLDVVQMGMYGQLGWIRRPGRRERETALACLEQVGMADFAGRQISHLSGGQQQRVFLARALAQDARVYFLDEPFAGVDATTERAIIDMLRELRTRGRTLVVVHHDLETLREYFDWVIMLNVRLIASGPAATTFTRETFHATYGGRPAALSELFAGGPVAAGD